A window of the Lactuca sativa cultivar Salinas chromosome 7, Lsat_Salinas_v11, whole genome shotgun sequence genome harbors these coding sequences:
- the LOC128127106 gene encoding uncharacterized protein LOC128127106, whose product MRQHRWLDAVKDYDREILYHPWKANMVADAFICKAAATLIRNVCMRMTVITPLLEQIREAHIEDMKEKHRKSKHIVGQILMEDAHKSRFFIHPGATKMYKDLHAGYWWSYMKWDVTWYSCLEMGRYHNGLHYKVTMDGARSGFDMGHHGLIDQERAFYPDQGSISAEKMEDIYIQEVVARYWVPVSVVSDRDIQLFHEVVARYWVPVSVIS is encoded by the exons atgaggcaacatagGTGGTTGGATGCGGTGAAGGATTATGAtcgtgagatcctttatcacccatggaaggccaatatggtggctgATGCTTTTATCTGCAAAGCAGCTGCCACCCTGATCAGAaacgtgtgtatgaggatgaccgtgattactCCGCTtctggagcagattcgggaagcacATATTGAGGATATGAAGGAGAAGCATCGGAAGAGCAAGCATATAGTGGGTCAG attttgatggaggatgcGCACAAGTCGAGGTTCTTTATTCATCCTGGTGCGACGAAAATGTATAAAGATCTTCATGCTGGTTATTGGTGGTCCTACATGAAGTGGGATGTAACCTG GTATTCTTGTttagaaatgggaagatatcataaCGGACTTCATTACAAAGTTACCATGGATGGCGCACGGAGTGGAtttgatatgggtcatcatggattgattgaccaagagcgcgcatTTTATCCCGATCAGGGGAGTATCTCTGCGGAGAAGATGGAAGACATCTACATCCAGGAGGTTGTGGCACGATATTGGGTTCCGGTTTCAGTTGTTTCAGATAGGGATATTCAGTTGTTTCATGAGGTTGTGGCACGGTATTGGGTTCCGGTTTCAGTTATTTCATGA